Part of the Methanofollis sp. genome, CTTGTAGCGATAAAATTAAGAAAAATAATTAAAGATCAATTTAAAGACCAATCAAAATATCAGAGTACACTATCATTTCGAACACAACCAATTCCTCGCGATAATGAAAAAGGGTTTCCATTATTAGAAATTAAGAAACCATTTAGCGATTGGTCTGATCTGATTATTTCTCAAGAAGTGGAAGAAAGACTTCGGGAAATCCCACTCGAAATAAAAAATAAGGATATATTATCCAATTATGGATTAAAACCAAAGAATAAACTGCTATTTTATGGTCCTCCAGGAACAGGAAAAACATTATCGGCAAAAGTATTATCTTCAGCAATTGGTTATCCACTCTTAGTAGTAAAATTTGAATCTCTAATCTCATCATTTCTAGGTGAAACCGCTGCAAACATTAGGAAAGTCTTTGATTATATCGAAAGCGGAAGATGGGTCGTACTTTTTGATGAATTTGACATTATAGGGAAAAAGCGTGATGACCCAACGGAGCACGGTGAAATTAAACGCGTAGTTAACAATTTCATGTTGATGCTTGAAGATTATCAAGGCGAGAGCGTCCTTATTGCCGCCACAAACCACCCCCAGTTATTAGATAGTGGCGTTTGGCGGCGTTTTGATGATATAATTCAATTTGAATTACCCAATACAGAGTCGAGAATACGATTATATGAAAAAAAAATGAGTGTCATCCCACGAGACACCACCATAGATTTCGCCTCCTTTGCAAATCAGAGTAATAACTTTTCTGGCTCCGATATCGAACAAGTAGCCAATAGGGCGATGAAAAATACACTGTTAGATAAAAGGAAAAGAGTTACAAAGGATGACATTGAAAGAGCAATAATAAGGCAAAAAGAAATGATTTCAATTCGAGAGAAGGTATGATTAATGTCAGAACATCTTCCACTTTCGTATTATGAAACAGAGTTTACACTGGTAAATAAAAGACACTCTTTTGATCGTCCTAAACGCGATGATAAAAAGGGTTTCGCAGAGGTTCAAATTTGCAATTTAAACAAGATGCAAGAAGAGCATCAAAGAAAAAAGACAGAATATTCAAACTATCTCGATCCCAATCTAATTTTTAGAATCAAATTGAACTCAAAAGTTAGTGAAAAAGAATTTATTCAGTTTTTAAAACGTTGTGACATCCAATATATTTCTCCATCTCCTACAAAAAATGGGGGTATTAGTTATAGAATCTCACTCTCAGAAACGGGAGATTTTCAGAAAATAATTGAAAAAATTAATTTATATGGCAGAGAATCACGATATGGAGACACTTTTGATCTAATTGAGTCATTTGAACCAATCCCCCCAGAAGATAAGGTTGGTGAGAGTCTAGTCGAAAGGCCGTTAGAAAGCGATGAAAAAGCATATCTCGACCTTGAATTATGGAGAATGGAAAGTAAGCGACTTACCGACGCGATCAACGGAATCAAAAAGTTGATCGAAGCAAAAGGAGGAGAATTAACAGATAAAATAATCACCAATAGTTTATGTTTAATCAGAGTAAGAATAGATATAGAAACATTAAACGAAATTTTATCCCTTCCTGAAGTAAGTCGTGCCGATCGTCCTCCTCATCCGGTCTATTTTCGTCAAGAAGAATTACGCATACCACTAAGTGAGATTGATACAGGCTATCCCCCTGATCCCAATGATCCAGCGATTATTGTCTTGGATAGTGGAATCTCATCTGGTCACCCTCTTCTTGAAAACGGCATTGGCGATGCAATTGGTGTACCCCCTGAACGTGGAACAGTTGATGATGTAGGTCATGGTACTAAGGTTGCAGGTGTAGCATTATATGGCGACATCAAAAAGTGCCGTGATGAAAAAAACTTTCATCCGGAAGTATGGGTATTATCAGCGAAGGTGATGTACGCTGCGAAAGACGAAGAAACAGGAGAGGTATATTCAACATACGATGACAGGAGCCTTCTAGAGAATCAACTTAGTTATGCGATCCGATCGCTAATTAGTCGCCATCATAATGTTCGAGTAGTAAATATTTCATTTGGAAACGAAGCGTCGTGCATGTATAAAGGGAAACAGCAACCACCACTTGCTGCTTTTATCGATGAACTTGCTCACGAGTTGGATCTAATATTCGTTGTTTCAGCGGGTAACAACATAACATTGGATTACCCAGATAGATACCCCCATTATCTCTGTGAAGATACAGAGGATAACAAAATTATTGAACCAGCTTCATCTGTCTATGCTATAACAGTGGGTTCAATCACCCAAGATTATGTTTCACAAGTATTAGAAAGCCGCCTTGTTCCTCATACTGGGTATCCATCTCCATTTACTAGAACAGGACCTGGTTTGAACGGAATGATAAAGCCTGAAATTGTTGAGATAGGAGGAACATATCCCTATACTGCTCCCTCTTCCTATATGATGGAGATAGCCCAAACGGGTGTTTTCGTCTTAAATCCGAAATGGATAGAAGAAAGGAGTCTGCTTACTACAGATTGTGGAACAAGTTTTTCATCTCCGAAAGTCGCTAATTACCTGGCTCGATTACACAAAAAATATCCACAATACACAGTTAACACAATAAAAGCATTTTTACTTGCTTCCGCTCGTATCCCCGACGATAGACCGGAGCCATTAAATATTGCATTATTTGGATCCGGATCCCCCGCAAGTGAACTGGAATTGATTAATAACACATACGGATATGGCCAACCAGATTTTGCTTATGCCACAGACTCAAATTCAAACAGCGTGCTCCTGTTCTCAGAAAATAGAATAAAAATCAAAGGAATTCATTACTATTACTTTTATCTTCCAGAAAGTTTTCTTAAAACAGACGGAGAGCGTGAAATTTCAGTAACCCTTGTATACAATCCCCCAGTTAGAAGGACAAGAATGGACTATCTCGGAACTAAAATGGAATTTACATTATATAAGGATACTGATCTTCAAGAAATCGAACCCCGGTCACTAGAGGAGGTGTTGGCCGAATCGGAAGAGGAAGAAGATAGAGGTAAAATACCAAAGATAGAATTATTCCCAAAAAAAACTGCTCGCTCAAAGGGTATTCATCAAAAAGGTACGCGCATTTACACTAGACTTCCAAAGATTGATGCATCAAAACCCCTAGTCCTTGAAGTTTTATGTAGAGGTACATGGATAGACGATGAAGACTTCACACAGAACTATTCGGTGGTAGTTACTCTTCGACATTCAGCTCAAATTAATCTGTACAATCAAATGAGAGAGAGAGTTATGCCAAGAGTGCGGATACGATAAAAAACCACGAATCTATTTTATCATCTCTCTGAAATAACCGGATCTAATTCATATAAAATCCAGCCCGATATGGTAGTAGTAGTTCCCAGACAACTATCTCGCCATATCCCCCTTGACCCTTTTTCAACCGGCGTCGAAAACGCATACTAGGTCATGACAGTTAGAGTTTTCATCCCCATAAATGGCACTTTGAAAAATCGTTTTCACAAGAGAGCAAAAACTATAGCCACACGCACCAGCACTCCTTCACAACCGCCAGCGCTCTGCATTCTTTCGATCTGATAAAAGAGGAATGTATGTACATACATTGATCATTACACAGTCCGTAATACCTGATCAGACCCTCCCTACTGGATCACATCTTTTTAACCAGTTTTG contains:
- a CDS encoding S8 family peptidase gives rise to the protein MSEHLPLSYYETEFTLVNKRHSFDRPKRDDKKGFAEVQICNLNKMQEEHQRKKTEYSNYLDPNLIFRIKLNSKVSEKEFIQFLKRCDIQYISPSPTKNGGISYRISLSETGDFQKIIEKINLYGRESRYGDTFDLIESFEPIPPEDKVGESLVERPLESDEKAYLDLELWRMESKRLTDAINGIKKLIEAKGGELTDKIITNSLCLIRVRIDIETLNEILSLPEVSRADRPPHPVYFRQEELRIPLSEIDTGYPPDPNDPAIIVLDSGISSGHPLLENGIGDAIGVPPERGTVDDVGHGTKVAGVALYGDIKKCRDEKNFHPEVWVLSAKVMYAAKDEETGEVYSTYDDRSLLENQLSYAIRSLISRHHNVRVVNISFGNEASCMYKGKQQPPLAAFIDELAHELDLIFVVSAGNNITLDYPDRYPHYLCEDTEDNKIIEPASSVYAITVGSITQDYVSQVLESRLVPHTGYPSPFTRTGPGLNGMIKPEIVEIGGTYPYTAPSSYMMEIAQTGVFVLNPKWIEERSLLTTDCGTSFSSPKVANYLARLHKKYPQYTVNTIKAFLLASARIPDDRPEPLNIALFGSGSPASELELINNTYGYGQPDFAYATDSNSNSVLLFSENRIKIKGIHYYYFYLPESFLKTDGEREISVTLVYNPPVRRTRMDYLGTKMEFTLYKDTDLQEIEPRSLEEVLAESEEEEDRGKIPKIELFPKKTARSKGIHQKGTRIYTRLPKIDASKPLVLEVLCRGTWIDDEDFTQNYSVVVTLRHSAQINLYNQMRERVMPRVRIR
- a CDS encoding ATP-binding protein — protein: MNSDDIERLFQAFATKDERLFQQVAQEIIEHEEQLNHHLVAIKLRKIIKDQFKDQSKYQSTLSFRTQPIPRDNEKGFPLLEIKKPFSDWSDLIISQEVEERLREIPLEIKNKDILSNYGLKPKNKLLFYGPPGTGKTLSAKVLSSAIGYPLLVVKFESLISSFLGETAANIRKVFDYIESGRWVVLFDEFDIIGKKRDDPTEHGEIKRVVNNFMLMLEDYQGESVLIAATNHPQLLDSGVWRRFDDIIQFELPNTESRIRLYEKKMSVIPRDTTIDFASFANQSNNFSGSDIEQVANRAMKNTLLDKRKRVTKDDIERAIIRQKEMISIREKV